In Streptomyces chartreusis, the following proteins share a genomic window:
- a CDS encoding discoidin domain-containing protein produces the protein MPTAMTVALAAGLLTAMAPTARAAAGATLPFTSVEAESATTTGTKIGPDHTQGTLASEASGRQAVRLNSGQRVEFTAPRAANALNVAYSVPDGQSGSLNVYVNGTRLAKTIAVTSKYSYVDTGWIAGARTHHFYDNARLLLGQNVQAGDKVALEATNAQVTVDVADFEQVAGAASQPAGSVSVTSKGADPSGQGDSTQAFRDAIASAQGGVVWIPPGEYRLTSSLSGVQNVTLQGAGSWHSVVRSSRFIDQSSSSGGVHIKDFAVIGEVTERVDSNPDNFVNGSLGPNSSVSGMWLQHLKVGLWLMGNNDNLVVENNRFLDMTADGLNLNGNARGVKVRGNFLRNQGDDALAMWSLNAPDVSSSFESNTITQPNLANGIAIYGGTDITVRNNLISDTNALGSGIAISNQKFMDPFHPLSGTITVDGNTLVRTGAMNPNWNHPMGALRVDSYDSAIEAQVKITNTTITDSPYSAFEFVSGGGRGLAARNVTVDGATVRNTGTVVVQAETQGAATFRNVTATGVGAAGVYNCPYPANSGPFTLTDGGGNSGWSSTWSDCSTWPQPGQSNPDPDPARNLAKGRPATATGSQDVYTPGKAVDGDANSYWESGNNAFPQSLTIDLGSSEAVRRLVLKLPPSSAWGARTQTVTVLGSTDGSNFSTVVGATGYRFDPATGNTVTVALPGGTALRHLRLSVSANTGWPAGQFSEVEAYPTS, from the coding sequence ATGCCAACAGCGATGACGGTCGCCCTCGCCGCAGGCCTCCTCACCGCGATGGCGCCCACCGCCCGGGCAGCGGCCGGGGCCACCCTGCCGTTCACATCGGTCGAGGCCGAGTCGGCGACCACCACCGGCACGAAGATCGGCCCCGACCACACGCAGGGCACCCTCGCCTCGGAGGCCTCCGGGCGCCAGGCCGTACGCCTGAACTCCGGGCAGCGCGTCGAGTTCACCGCGCCGCGCGCGGCCAACGCCCTCAACGTCGCCTACAGCGTCCCCGACGGCCAGAGCGGCTCACTGAACGTGTACGTCAACGGCACCAGGCTCGCGAAGACCATCGCCGTCACCTCCAAGTACTCCTACGTCGACACCGGCTGGATCGCGGGGGCCAGGACCCATCACTTCTACGACAACGCCAGGCTGCTGCTCGGGCAGAACGTGCAGGCCGGCGACAAGGTGGCCCTGGAGGCGACGAACGCCCAGGTCACCGTCGACGTCGCCGACTTCGAGCAGGTCGCGGGGGCGGCGAGCCAGCCCGCCGGGTCGGTGTCGGTGACGTCCAAGGGCGCCGACCCCAGCGGCCAGGGCGACTCGACTCAGGCCTTCCGGGACGCCATCGCCTCGGCGCAGGGCGGTGTCGTGTGGATCCCGCCGGGGGAGTACCGGCTGACGTCCTCCCTCAGCGGCGTCCAGAACGTCACCCTCCAGGGCGCGGGAAGCTGGCACTCGGTCGTGCGCAGCTCGCGCTTCATCGACCAGTCGAGCTCGTCGGGCGGCGTCCACATCAAGGACTTCGCGGTCATCGGCGAGGTCACCGAGCGGGTGGACTCCAACCCCGACAACTTCGTCAACGGCTCGCTGGGACCGAACAGTTCCGTCTCCGGGATGTGGCTCCAGCACCTCAAGGTCGGCCTCTGGCTGATGGGCAACAACGACAACCTCGTCGTCGAGAACAACCGCTTCCTCGACATGACCGCCGACGGCCTCAACCTCAACGGCAACGCGCGCGGCGTGAAGGTCCGGGGCAACTTCCTGCGCAACCAGGGCGACGACGCGCTCGCCATGTGGTCGCTGAACGCGCCGGACGTCAGCAGCAGCTTCGAGAGCAACACCATCACCCAGCCGAACCTCGCCAACGGCATCGCGATCTACGGCGGCACCGACATCACCGTCAGGAACAACCTGATCTCCGACACCAACGCCCTCGGCAGCGGCATCGCGATCTCCAACCAGAAGTTCATGGACCCCTTCCACCCGCTGTCCGGCACCATCACGGTCGACGGCAACACGCTCGTCCGCACGGGCGCGATGAACCCCAACTGGAACCACCCGATGGGCGCCCTGCGCGTCGACTCCTACGACAGCGCCATCGAGGCGCAGGTGAAGATCACCAACACGACGATCACCGACAGTCCGTACAGCGCCTTCGAGTTCGTATCCGGCGGTGGACGGGGCCTCGCGGCCAGGAACGTCACCGTCGACGGCGCCACCGTCCGCAACACCGGCACGGTCGTCGTCCAGGCCGAGACCCAGGGCGCCGCCACCTTCCGCAACGTCACGGCCACCGGCGTCGGCGCCGCGGGCGTCTACAACTGCCCCTACCCTGCAAACTCGGGCCCCTTCACCCTCACCGACGGCGGCGGCAACTCCGGCTGGAGCAGCACCTGGTCCGACTGCTCGACCTGGCCGCAGCCCGGGCAGAGCAACCCCGACCCGGACCCGGCACGCAACCTCGCCAAGGGCCGCCCGGCCACCGCCACCGGCTCCCAGGACGTCTACACGCCCGGCAAGGCGGTCGACGGCGATGCCAACAGCTACTGGGAGTCCGGCAACAACGCCTTCCCGCAGTCCCTGACCATCGACCTCGGCTCCAGCGAGGCGGTACGCCGTCTGGTGCTCAAGCTGCCGCCGTCCTCGGCGTGGGGCGCCCGCACCCAGACCGTCACGGTGCTGGGCAGTACCGACGGCTCGAACTTCTCCACCG
- a CDS encoding ABC transporter substrate-binding protein gives MRSTGFRRTFATLSVCSLALAVSACGSGDDDSASGKTRITVNCMPPKSAKVDRQFFEQDIASFEKANPDIDVVPHDAFPCQDPKTFDAKLAGGQMEDVFYTYFTDARHVVDINQAADLTSYVKELKSYGTIQQQLRDIYTVDGKVYGIPRTGYSMGLIYNKKLFEKAGLDPEKPPATWDELRAAAKKIAALGGGTVGYADYSAQNQGGWHFTAELYSQGGDVVSADGKKATVDTPEGRAVLQNLHDMRWTDNSMGSKQLLVINDVQQMMGSGKLGMYLSAPDNIPILVKEKGGDYKDLALAPMPGGEGTLIGGDGYMFNKKASPEQIRAGLKWLDHMFLTPGDGFLGDYARAKKNDAPVGLPEPRLFTGAADAKDQQVKEANANVPVDNYQAFLDGNQSFDMKIEPPSAQQIYSVLDGVVSAVLTKRDADIDQLLKDASGKIDSILARG, from the coding sequence ATGAGAAGCACCGGGTTCCGCCGTACCTTCGCCACGCTGAGCGTCTGCTCCCTCGCCCTGGCCGTGTCCGCCTGCGGGTCGGGCGACGACGACTCGGCGAGCGGAAAGACCCGCATCACGGTCAACTGCATGCCGCCCAAGAGCGCCAAGGTCGACCGCCAGTTCTTCGAGCAGGACATCGCGTCCTTCGAGAAGGCCAACCCGGACATCGACGTCGTCCCGCACGACGCGTTCCCCTGCCAGGATCCGAAGACGTTCGACGCCAAGCTCGCCGGCGGGCAGATGGAGGACGTCTTCTACACGTACTTCACCGACGCCCGGCACGTCGTCGACATCAACCAGGCGGCCGATCTCACGTCGTACGTCAAGGAGTTGAAGAGCTACGGGACCATCCAGCAGCAGCTGCGCGACATCTACACCGTCGACGGCAAGGTCTACGGCATACCGCGCACCGGCTACTCGATGGGCCTGATCTACAACAAGAAGCTCTTCGAGAAGGCCGGGCTCGACCCCGAGAAGCCCCCGGCCACCTGGGACGAGCTGCGTGCCGCGGCCAAGAAGATCGCCGCTCTCGGCGGCGGCACCGTCGGCTACGCCGACTACAGCGCCCAGAACCAGGGCGGCTGGCACTTCACCGCCGAGCTGTACTCACAGGGCGGCGACGTCGTCAGCGCCGACGGCAAGAAAGCCACCGTCGACACCCCCGAGGGCCGTGCCGTGCTCCAGAACCTGCACGACATGCGCTGGACCGACAACTCCATGGGCAGCAAGCAGCTCCTGGTCATCAACGACGTCCAGCAGATGATGGGCTCCGGCAAGCTCGGCATGTACCTCTCCGCCCCCGACAACATCCCGATCCTGGTCAAGGAGAAGGGCGGCGACTACAAGGACCTCGCGCTCGCCCCCATGCCCGGCGGCGAGGGCACGCTCATCGGTGGCGACGGCTACATGTTCAACAAGAAGGCGAGCCCCGAGCAGATCCGCGCCGGCCTGAAGTGGCTGGACCACATGTTCCTCACGCCCGGAGACGGCTTCCTCGGCGACTACGCCCGCGCCAAGAAGAACGACGCCCCCGTCGGACTGCCCGAGCCCCGGCTGTTCACCGGCGCCGCCGACGCCAAGGACCAGCAGGTCAAGGAGGCCAACGCCAACGTCCCGGTGGACAACTACCAGGCCTTCCTCGACGGCAACCAGAGCTTCGACATGAAGATCGAACCGCCGAGCGCCCAGCAGATCTACTCGGTCCTCGACGGGGTCGTCTCCGCCGTCCTCACCAAGAGGGACGCCGACATCGACCAGCTCCTGAAGGACGCCTCCGGGAAGATCGACAGCATTCTGGCCCGGGGCTGA
- a CDS encoding LacI family DNA-binding transcriptional regulator, producing MTRRLAEVAKKVGVSEATVSRVLNDKPGVSEATRQAVLSALDVLGYERPTQLRGERARLVGLVLPELQNPIFPAFAEVIGGALAQLGLTPVLCTQTKGGVSEADYVTLLLQQQVSGVVFAGGLYAQADAPHDHYKELADRNIPVVLVNAAIEHLGFPAVSCDDAVAVEQAWRHLASLGHERIGLVLGPGDHMPSARKLAAARGVAGDLPEERVARAIFSIEGGHAAATRLIDRGVTGIICASDPLALGAIRAARRKGLDVPSEISVVGYDDSAFMNCTEPPLTTVRQPIEAMGRAAVELLNAQIGGTAVPAEELLFEPELVVRGSTAQAPRA from the coding sequence ATGACGCGACGACTTGCTGAAGTGGCGAAGAAGGTCGGGGTCAGCGAGGCCACGGTCAGCCGGGTGCTCAACGACAAGCCCGGTGTCTCCGAGGCCACCCGGCAGGCGGTGCTCTCCGCCCTGGACGTCCTCGGCTACGAGCGGCCCACGCAGCTGCGCGGCGAACGCGCCCGGCTCGTCGGCCTGGTGCTGCCCGAGCTCCAGAACCCGATCTTCCCGGCGTTCGCGGAGGTGATCGGCGGCGCGCTCGCCCAGCTCGGCCTGACCCCGGTGCTGTGCACCCAGACCAAGGGCGGGGTGTCCGAGGCCGACTACGTCACGTTGCTGCTGCAACAGCAGGTGTCCGGGGTGGTGTTCGCCGGCGGGCTCTACGCCCAGGCCGACGCCCCGCACGACCACTACAAGGAGCTCGCCGACCGCAACATCCCGGTCGTGCTGGTCAACGCCGCCATCGAGCACCTCGGCTTCCCTGCGGTGTCCTGCGACGACGCCGTGGCCGTCGAGCAGGCCTGGCGGCACCTGGCCTCGCTGGGGCACGAGCGCATCGGGCTGGTGCTCGGACCGGGCGACCACATGCCGTCGGCGCGCAAGCTGGCCGCCGCGCGCGGCGTCGCCGGGGATCTGCCCGAGGAGCGTGTGGCGCGGGCGATCTTCTCGATCGAGGGCGGTCACGCCGCCGCCACCCGGCTGATCGACCGCGGGGTCACCGGCATCATCTGCGCGAGCGACCCACTGGCGCTCGGCGCGATCAGGGCCGCCCGCCGCAAGGGGCTCGACGTGCCGTCGGAGATCTCCGTGGTCGGCTACGACGACTCGGCTTTCATGAACTGCACCGAGCCCCCGCTCACCACCGTCCGCCAGCCCATCGAGGCCATGGGCAGGGCGGCCGTGGAGCTGCTGAACGCGCAGATCGGCGGCACCGCCGTACCCGCGGAGGAACTGCTCTTCGAGCCGGAGTTGGTGGTGCGTGGTTCGACGGCGCAGGCACCGCGCGCCTGA
- a CDS encoding dihydrodipicolinate synthase family protein, which translates to MTVTEHRPWRGVLVATALPLDDNLRVDHGKYAEHCSWLVENGCDGVVPNGSLGEYQVLTPEERAKVVETAVAAIGGTRVMPGVAAYGSAESRRWAEQARDAGCASVMLLPPNAYRADERSVLAHYEEVAGTGVPVVAYNNPIDTKVDLVPELLAKLHGEGYIQAVKEFSGDVRRAYQLAELAPELDLLIGADDVLLELALAGAKGWVAGYPNALPRSCVELYRAAAGGDLGTAKKLYEQLHPLLRWDSKVEFVQAIKLSMDIVGRHGGRCRPPRVPLLPEQEAAIRAATEKAVAAGLA; encoded by the coding sequence ATGACCGTCACCGAACACCGTCCCTGGCGGGGCGTACTGGTCGCCACCGCCCTGCCGCTCGACGACAACCTCCGTGTGGACCACGGCAAGTACGCCGAGCACTGCTCCTGGCTCGTCGAGAACGGCTGCGACGGTGTCGTACCGAACGGCAGCCTCGGCGAGTACCAGGTGCTCACCCCCGAGGAGCGGGCGAAGGTCGTGGAGACCGCCGTCGCCGCGATCGGCGGCACCCGCGTGATGCCCGGTGTGGCCGCCTACGGTTCGGCCGAGTCCCGGCGCTGGGCGGAGCAGGCCCGGGACGCGGGCTGTGCCTCTGTGATGCTGCTGCCGCCGAACGCCTACCGTGCCGACGAGCGCTCCGTCCTCGCCCACTACGAGGAGGTCGCCGGGACGGGCGTCCCGGTCGTGGCGTACAACAACCCCATCGACACCAAGGTCGACCTCGTTCCCGAACTGCTCGCCAAGCTGCACGGCGAGGGATACATCCAGGCGGTGAAGGAGTTCTCCGGCGATGTCCGGCGCGCCTACCAGCTCGCCGAACTCGCCCCGGAACTGGACCTGTTGATCGGCGCCGACGACGTCCTGCTGGAACTCGCGCTCGCCGGCGCCAAGGGCTGGGTGGCCGGTTATCCGAACGCGTTGCCACGGTCCTGCGTGGAGCTGTACCGCGCGGCCGCCGGCGGCGACCTCGGCACCGCGAAGAAGCTGTACGAGCAGCTGCACCCGCTGCTGCGCTGGGACTCCAAGGTCGAGTTCGTGCAGGCGATCAAGCTCTCCATGGACATCGTGGGCCGGCACGGGGGACGCTGCCGTCCGCCGCGGGTGCCCCTGCTGCCGGAGCAGGAGGCCGCGATCCGTGCCGCCACCGAGAAGGCCGTAGCCGCCGGGCTCGCGTAA
- a CDS encoding GntR family transcriptional regulator: MAAQRTGAPSAAAAPALPSLGGRRSSYRERVADALRAALIAGELLPGEVYSAPTLAARFGVSATPVREAMLDLVKEGLVDTVPNKGFRVTAVSEKQLDEYTHIRALIEIPTVVELARTADKVSLEALRPAAREIVQAAVSGDLIAYVEADTRFHLGLLALAGNVHLVDVVGDLRKRSRLYGLTALVEAGRLLASAEEHLELLDALIARDEEAVHEVMTRHLGHVRGLWAARK; the protein is encoded by the coding sequence ATGGCCGCCCAGCGCACCGGCGCCCCGTCCGCCGCAGCCGCCCCGGCGCTGCCCAGCCTGGGCGGCAGGAGGAGCAGCTACCGGGAGCGGGTCGCCGACGCCCTGCGGGCCGCGCTGATCGCCGGGGAACTGCTCCCCGGCGAGGTGTACTCGGCGCCCACGCTCGCCGCCCGCTTCGGCGTCTCCGCGACGCCGGTGCGCGAGGCCATGCTGGACCTGGTCAAGGAGGGCCTGGTCGACACGGTTCCCAACAAGGGCTTCCGGGTCACCGCCGTCTCCGAGAAGCAACTCGACGAGTACACCCACATCCGGGCCCTCATCGAGATCCCGACGGTGGTGGAGCTGGCCCGCACCGCCGACAAGGTCTCCCTGGAGGCGCTGCGCCCCGCCGCGCGGGAGATCGTCCAGGCCGCCGTCTCCGGTGACCTCATCGCGTACGTCGAGGCCGACACCCGCTTCCATCTCGGTCTGCTCGCCCTCGCCGGCAACGTGCATCTCGTCGACGTCGTCGGTGATCTCCGCAAGCGTTCCCGCCTCTACGGCCTCACCGCGCTCGTCGAGGCCGGCCGGCTCCTCGCCTCCGCCGAGGAGCACCTCGAACTCCTCGACGCGCTGATCGCCCGCGACGAGGAGGCCGTGCACGAGGTCATGACCCGCCACCTGGGGCATGTGCGCGGACTCTGGGCTGCGAGGAAGTAG
- a CDS encoding proline racemase family protein, which translates to MRSKLVLHAVDSHTEGMPTRVITGGIGTVPGATMNERRLYFREHRDDIKQFLMNEPRGHSAMSGAILQPPTRPDCDWGVLYIEVSGYLPMCGHGTIGVATVLVETGMVEVVEPVTTIRLDTPAGLVVAEVAVADGAAKAVTLKNVPSFSVALDRKITLADGRTVTYDMAYGGNFYAILPLEQFGLPFDRSRKDDILQAGLSLMDAINAEDEPVHPEDASIRGCHHVHLIAPGATARHSRHAMAIHPGWFDRSPCGTGTSARMAQLHARGELPLHTEFVNESFIGTSFTGRLLGTTEVAGRPAVLPSFTGRAWITGTAQYLLDPSDPFPAGFVL; encoded by the coding sequence ATGCGCAGCAAACTCGTCCTGCACGCCGTCGACTCGCACACCGAGGGCATGCCCACCCGCGTGATCACCGGCGGGATCGGCACGGTGCCCGGTGCGACGATGAACGAGCGGCGGCTGTACTTCCGTGAGCACCGCGACGACATCAAGCAGTTCCTGATGAACGAGCCGCGCGGCCACTCGGCGATGAGCGGCGCCATCCTCCAGCCGCCCACCCGCCCCGACTGCGACTGGGGCGTGCTCTACATCGAGGTCTCCGGCTACCTCCCGATGTGCGGGCACGGCACGATCGGGGTCGCGACCGTGCTCGTCGAGACCGGCATGGTCGAGGTCGTCGAGCCGGTCACCACCATCCGGCTCGACACCCCGGCGGGTCTCGTGGTCGCCGAGGTGGCCGTGGCGGACGGCGCTGCCAAGGCGGTCACCCTGAAGAACGTGCCGTCCTTCTCCGTCGCCCTCGACCGCAAGATCACCCTCGCCGACGGGCGCACGGTGACATACGACATGGCGTACGGCGGCAACTTCTACGCCATCCTGCCGCTGGAGCAGTTCGGGCTGCCCTTCGACCGCTCCCGCAAGGACGACATCCTCCAGGCGGGACTGTCGCTGATGGACGCGATCAACGCCGAGGATGAGCCCGTCCATCCCGAGGACGCGTCCATCCGCGGCTGCCATCACGTCCACCTGATCGCCCCCGGCGCCACCGCCCGGCACTCCCGGCACGCGATGGCCATCCACCCCGGCTGGTTCGACCGCTCGCCCTGCGGCACGGGTACGAGCGCCCGCATGGCACAGCTGCACGCGCGGGGTGAACTGCCCCTGCACACCGAGTTCGTGAACGAGTCCTTCATCGGCACCAGTTTCACGGGCCGACTCCTCGGCACCACCGAGGTGGCCGGCCGCCCGGCCGTCCTGCCCAGCTTCACCGGCCGCGCATGGATCACCGGGACCGCGCAGTACCTGCTGGACCCCTCGGACCCGTTCCCGGCCGGGTTCGTGCTTTAG
- a CDS encoding glycoside hydrolase family 13 protein, translating into MAQSRHAAAQWWRSAVIYQVYVRSFADGDGDGTGDLAGVRARLPYLAELGVDALWFTPWYVSPLKDGGYDVADYRAIDPAFGTLAEAEKLIAEAGELGIRTIVDIVPNHVSHQHAWFRAALAAGPGSPERELFHFRPGRGPDGDLPPNDWPSQFVGSTEPVWTRLPDGEWYLHLFTPEQPDLNWAHPVVRQEHEDILRFWFERGVAGVRIDSAALLAKDPALTDLADDPHPHPFVDRDELHDIYRSWRTVADDYDGVFVGEVWLPDTERFARYLRPDELHTAFNFAFLSCPWDAERLRASIDTTLAEHAPVGAPATWVLCNHDVTRTVTRYGRTDTGFDFAAKAFGTPTDLALGTRRARAAALLSLALPGAVYVYQGEELGLPEADIPLDRIEDPMHGRSGGTDPGRDGCRVPLPWAAGEPHAGFGSREEPWLPQPAGWAAYAADRQAADPGSMLGLYRRAIALRPEFGDGPLTWLPAPEGVLAFTRAPGVTCVVNLADAPADLPDHTELLLASGPLDPHGRLPKDTAAWLRA; encoded by the coding sequence GTGGCACAGTCCCGTCATGCCGCCGCACAGTGGTGGCGCTCCGCCGTCATCTACCAGGTCTACGTCCGCAGCTTCGCGGACGGCGACGGCGACGGCACCGGCGACCTCGCGGGCGTCCGCGCCCGGCTGCCGTATCTCGCCGAACTCGGTGTGGACGCCCTGTGGTTCACGCCCTGGTACGTCTCACCGCTGAAGGACGGCGGCTACGACGTCGCCGACTACCGCGCGATCGACCCGGCGTTCGGCACCCTCGCCGAGGCGGAGAAACTCATCGCCGAGGCGGGCGAGCTGGGCATCCGCACGATCGTCGACATCGTGCCCAACCACGTCTCCCACCAACACGCCTGGTTCCGGGCCGCGCTCGCAGCCGGACCCGGCAGCCCGGAGCGCGAGCTGTTCCACTTCCGGCCCGGACGCGGCCCGGACGGCGACCTCCCGCCCAACGACTGGCCGTCGCAGTTCGTCGGCTCCACCGAACCCGTGTGGACCCGCCTGCCGGACGGCGAGTGGTACCTCCACCTGTTCACGCCCGAGCAGCCCGACCTCAACTGGGCCCACCCCGTGGTCCGCCAGGAGCACGAGGACATCCTGCGCTTCTGGTTCGAGCGGGGCGTGGCCGGCGTCCGCATCGACTCGGCCGCGCTGCTCGCCAAGGACCCCGCGCTCACCGACCTCGCCGACGACCCCCACCCGCACCCCTTCGTCGACCGCGACGAACTCCACGACATCTACCGCTCCTGGCGGACCGTCGCCGACGACTACGACGGCGTCTTCGTCGGCGAGGTCTGGCTGCCCGACACCGAGCGCTTCGCCCGCTACCTGCGCCCCGACGAGCTGCACACGGCGTTCAACTTCGCGTTCCTGTCCTGCCCCTGGGACGCCGAGCGGCTGCGGGCGTCCATCGACACGACCCTCGCCGAGCACGCGCCCGTCGGCGCCCCCGCCACCTGGGTGCTGTGCAACCACGACGTCACCCGCACGGTCACCCGCTACGGCCGCACCGACACCGGCTTCGACTTCGCGGCGAAGGCCTTCGGCACCCCGACCGACCTGGCCCTCGGCACCCGGCGCGCACGGGCGGCCGCGCTGCTCTCGCTCGCCCTGCCCGGAGCCGTCTACGTCTACCAGGGCGAGGAACTCGGCCTGCCCGAGGCCGACATCCCCCTCGACCGCATCGAGGACCCGATGCACGGCCGCTCCGGCGGCACCGACCCGGGCAGGGACGGCTGCCGGGTGCCGCTGCCGTGGGCGGCGGGAGAACCGCACGCCGGATTCGGTTCGCGGGAGGAACCCTGGCTGCCGCAGCCCGCCGGCTGGGCCGCGTACGCCGCCGACCGGCAGGCCGCCGACCCCGGCTCGATGCTCGGCCTCTACCGCCGGGCGATCGCGCTGCGCCCGGAGTTCGGCGACGGCCCCCTCACCTGGCTGCCGGCGCCCGAGGGCGTGCTCGCCTTCACCCGCGCGCCGGGCGTGACCTGCGTGGTGAACCTCGCCGACGCGCCCGCCGACCTGCCCGACCACACCGAACTCCTCCTCGCCAGCGGCCCCTTGGACCCCCACGGCCGGCTGCCGAAGGACACCGCGGCCTGGCTGCGCGCCTGA
- a CDS encoding carbohydrate ABC transporter permease has translation MTKTAQRRTVAKVAVHPMQAPPPAGDRRRRRLADQARAYGFLLGGLVCFALFSWYPAIRAVVIAFQKYTPGSDPEWVGTANFTRVFADPEFAAAWRNTLTFTLLALLIGFAIPFVLALVLNELRHAKAFFRVVVYLPVMIPPVVSALLWKWFYDPGAGLANEALRFLHLPTSNWSNGADTALVSLVIVATWANMGGTVLIYLAALQSIPGELYEAAELDGANLLQRIRHVTIPQTRFVILMLMLLQIIATMQVFTEPFVITGGGPENATVTVLYLIYKYAFLYNDFGGACALSVMLLVLLGAFSAVYLRLTRSEGADA, from the coding sequence ATGACCAAGACGGCTCAGCGACGGACCGTCGCGAAGGTCGCGGTCCACCCGATGCAGGCGCCGCCCCCGGCAGGGGACCGGAGGCGGCGCCGCCTCGCCGACCAAGCCCGCGCCTACGGCTTCCTCCTCGGCGGCCTCGTCTGCTTCGCCCTGTTCTCCTGGTACCCGGCGATCCGCGCCGTCGTGATCGCCTTCCAGAAGTACACGCCGGGCAGCGACCCCGAGTGGGTCGGCACCGCCAACTTCACCCGCGTCTTCGCCGACCCGGAGTTCGCTGCGGCCTGGCGCAACACCCTCACCTTCACGCTGCTCGCCCTGCTGATCGGCTTCGCGATCCCCTTCGTACTCGCCCTGGTCCTCAACGAGTTGCGGCACGCCAAGGCGTTCTTCCGGGTCGTGGTCTATCTGCCGGTGATGATCCCGCCGGTGGTCAGCGCCCTGCTGTGGAAGTGGTTCTACGACCCCGGCGCCGGCCTCGCCAACGAGGCGCTGCGGTTCCTGCACCTGCCCACGTCGAACTGGTCCAACGGCGCCGACACCGCGCTGGTGTCCCTCGTGATCGTGGCGACCTGGGCCAACATGGGCGGCACCGTGCTCATCTACCTCGCGGCGCTCCAGTCCATCCCGGGCGAGCTGTACGAGGCGGCCGAGCTCGACGGCGCGAACCTCCTCCAGCGCATCCGGCACGTCACGATCCCGCAGACCCGGTTCGTGATCCTGATGCTGATGCTCCTTCAGATCATCGCCACGATGCAGGTCTTCACCGAACCGTTCGTGATCACGGGCGGCGGCCCGGAGAACGCCACGGTCACCGTCCTGTACCTGATCTACAAGTACGCCTTCCTCTACAACGACTTCGGCGGCGCCTGCGCCCTCAGCGTCATGCTGCTCGTGCTCCTGGGCGCCTTCTCCGCCGTATATCTGCGTCTGACGCGCAGCGAAGGGGCGGACGCATGA
- a CDS encoding carbohydrate ABC transporter permease, with protein MSTRTLLSPAALARPRGRAVYWSVFTGTVLLFTLAFLFPVYWMVTGAMKSPDEVVRTPPTLVPEQWHLSGYTDAWDLMQLPSHLWNTVVQAAGAWLFQIVFCTAAAYALSKLRPVFGKVVLGGILATLMVPAQALVVPKYLTVADLGLLNDPLAIWLPAVANAFNLYLLKRFFDQLPRDVLEAAEIDGAGKLRTLWSIVLPMSRPVLGVVSIFALVAVWQDFLWPLMVFSDTDKQPISVALVQLSQNIQLTVLIAAMVIASIPMVAMFLVFQRHIIAGIGAGSTKG; from the coding sequence ATGAGCACCCGGACGCTTCTCTCCCCTGCGGCCCTGGCCCGCCCGCGCGGCAGAGCCGTCTACTGGTCCGTCTTCACCGGCACCGTCCTGCTGTTCACGCTCGCCTTCCTCTTCCCCGTGTACTGGATGGTGACGGGCGCGATGAAGTCGCCGGACGAGGTGGTGCGGACCCCGCCCACGCTCGTGCCGGAGCAGTGGCACCTCAGCGGGTACACCGACGCCTGGGACCTGATGCAACTGCCCAGCCACCTCTGGAACACGGTCGTCCAGGCCGCCGGCGCCTGGCTGTTCCAGATCGTGTTCTGCACGGCCGCCGCCTACGCGCTGTCCAAGCTGCGGCCCGTGTTCGGCAAGGTGGTCCTCGGCGGCATCCTCGCCACCCTGATGGTCCCGGCCCAGGCGCTTGTCGTACCGAAGTACCTGACCGTGGCGGATCTGGGGCTGCTCAACGACCCGCTCGCCATCTGGCTGCCGGCCGTCGCCAACGCCTTCAACCTCTATCTGCTGAAGCGGTTCTTCGACCAGCTCCCGCGCGATGTCCTGGAGGCCGCCGAGATTGACGGCGCCGGGAAGCTGCGCACTCTGTGGTCGATCGTGCTGCCGATGTCCCGGCCGGTCCTCGGCGTGGTCTCGATCTTCGCCCTGGTGGCCGTCTGGCAGGACTTCCTCTGGCCGCTGATGGTCTTCTCCGACACCGACAAGCAGCCGATCAGCGTGGCGCTCGTCCAGCTGTCGCAGAACATCCAGCTGACCGTGCTCATCGCCGCGATGGTGATCGCCAGCATCCCCATGGTCGCCATGTTCCTGGTCTTCCAGCGGCACATCATCGCCGGGATCGGCGCGGGCAGCACCAAGGGCTGA